The Chryseobacterium sp. G0186 genome includes the window GTAGTGGAATTAGTCTTCTGTTTTTAATATAATATTTTAAACAAAAATATTGTGCACAAAATAATTTGAGTATTTTTGTTCATTATAGATACATTATGATTGCTTTATCAGAACATTTATGTTTTAAGACCTATGCTGTTTCAAGATGCATTACCGGCTTGTATAAACCTTATCTGGACGAAATTTCATTAACGTATCCTCAATATCTGGTCATGCTGGTATTGTGGGAAAATGGAACAATGAATATAGGAAAGATTGGTGAGCATCTTCATCTAGATAACGGAACACTTACTCCTTTGCTGAAGCGTATGGAAAAGAATGGTCTTTTAAGCAGAAAACGAAGTACAGATGATGAAAGAGTAGTGCTTATTGGCTTAACCAAAAATGGAAAGCTTCTTAAAGATAAGGCTAGACACATTCCAGAGGCTGTTCAGAAGAGTTTTCACCTTGATGAGGAAAAGAAAAAGCAATTAATGTCTGCTCTGGACGAAATATTATCAACACAATCTCTATCCAAAATATGAAGAAAATAGGAATCATTGGTTATGGATGGCTGGGAGCCAGAATTGAAGCTTCCCTGTCAAACCAATATGAGGTATATGCAACCACAACTACCCAGGAAAAAGCTGATGAATTGAATGCCCGGGGTGTGAAAGCTGTAGTAGCCAGTTTTGTAGATTATCAATTGAAGAATTCAATTCCACAATGGGAAGAGATCGAAAATCTGGATGTCTTAATTATCACTATTCCGGTTTCGGAAAAAAGCTGTTGTGTAAGTTCTTTGTATAACAGGATACAGAATTTGTCATCATTCATTGGAGATTTTAAAGGACAGCTATTTTTAATGAGTTCCACAGGCGTTTATCCGGATCTGAGCAAAGAGTTTACAGAAGAAGATATGCCTTGGGAAAAGGTTTCAGGAGAGCGAATGATCAAAAATAAGTATCCACAGACCAATATTTTAAGGTTAAGTGGTTTAATGGGAGATAACAGACTTTTAAAAAATTATAAGGTGAGCAATCCTGATTTTGCAGTGAATCATATTCATTATGCAGATATTGGCGGGGTAATCGTAAAGATGATAGAAGAAGGTTTGGAAGCCAAGCTTTATAATGTATCTGCTCCCATTCATCCGACGAAATCTGAAGTAATAAATGCACAGAAAAATATTCAGGAGGAACAGAACGTTGAAGAAGTAAAGGGAAAGATAATTCTGTCTTCTAAGCTGGTTTCGGAACTGGACTATGTTTTTCAATATCCTGATCCGAGAACGTTTCATTTGTAATTCTAATTTCCGATACTATTGTCATTCCGTAGGAATCTAGACCATAATTTTAAATAATGATGCTGAGATTCCTACGGAATGACAAAGTGTATGTGTCGTTTTTGTATAGGACTTAAAGATCTGCTTAATCTGTAAAATCAGCGAGAGAAAATATTCAATAGGAACGGGCTTTAGCCCGTTCACTCAATAAAATCAAAATCGAATGGCTTTAGCCAAAACCTACAAAAAAAGCTCCGGAAATGAATTCCGGAGCTTTATATTGAATACTAATTGTAAAATCCTACTTAATAATTCTGTCAAGTACCCAAGTGATCAGGTTTTTCTCAGAAGCATGGTGATCTGCGGAGAACTCTCCACGTCTTCTGTTAGCGATTACATTGTTTACAGTAATTGCTTTATGACCTAATAATTTTGAAAGGGCATAAATAGCAGAAGTTTCCATTTCAAAGTTGGTGATTCCAAGATCATTCAATGTTTCCAGGAACTGATCATCCACTGCCTTTAGACGAAGCTGTCTTCCCTGTGGAGCATAAAATCCCGGGAATGTAGCGGTGTTTCCGTGGTATTTGGCGTCTTTATAATATTCACCCATTTCCTCTGCCCAATCGGAGAAGTAAAGCATTGGCTTGATTCTTTCGTAAGGAAATTTCTCCAGGAAGTTTTTAGAAAACTCATTTTCGAAGTTATAATCCTGATAGAAGTGCATTAATCCGTCTAATCCAACTACGTTTTGGGTAACAAGCATATTATCAACCTGTACGTCAGGGTTTACGCTTCCACAGGTTCCCATACGGAATAATTCAAGCGCTTTGTGCTCCGTTTTAAACTCTTTGTTCTGAAGATCGATGTTTACCAGGGCATCAAGCTCGTTCATTACGATATCGATGTTTTCAGTTCCGATCCCTGTAGACATTACCGTAATTCTTTCACCACGAAGAGTTCCCGTATGCGTATAGAATTCTCTTTTGTTTTTTTTGATCTCTACGGTATCAAAATACTTTGAAACCTTTGCTACTCTGTCCGGGTCACCCACAAGGATGATTTTATCAGCAATATCTTCAGGTAAAAGATTCAAGTGGTATACACTTCCGTCTTCATTCAGAACAAGTTCTGAAGCAGCAAGTTTATTTAGCATAATTTATATTTTTTTGTTTTTAATTAATGAAAATTGCTTCCTTATTAAGGAAAGGCTATCTATTTTACTTTTTGATGCGTTGAATTTAATTAAAAAAATCCTCTCCCAATAACCTCTCACCATTATTTTGCCGGTATTTAAGAACAGACCGACTTCCTAAAGAATAATGAATTTGATTTCGGGGTTTAAAATTAGTGAAAAATATTGTACCAGAAATATAAACATTATTTAATCTGCTATTAAAATTAGGATAATATCAGATTAATAGCTTTGCCGCTAAAAATTAATGAGATCTTATCCACTGCTTATAGTTGTCCTTTTGATAGGATTTGCAGTAATGTCCTTTAACCCGGTTGATAAGGGAAAAGAAAGTGAGAATACCTTTGTGAATAAAGGACTGTCTGATTTTAAGAGTAAACTTGAACAGCTAAAATCCGATGTTCATCAGTTCTCAGAAGACCGCATTTCCATTGAAGAATTACAAAAATCTCTCAGCAGTACAAGAAACTCTTTTAAGGAGATAGAGTTCTATATTGCCTATCACTATCCTGAGTTTACCAAAACCCATCTGAATGCAGCGCCATTATTTCACATTGAGGCAGCGGGTACATCTGCTTATACACTTCCTCCGGAGGGATTACAAGTATTGGACGAACTTATATTTTCTGAAGAAGCAGGAGAAGAAAAGGAGAAAATCAAAACAATTGCAGACTTTTTATACAACAGTTATTCAAGTTTTTATTTGAGTGCTATAAAAAATGGATTGAGTAAAGGAAATAATAAAACATTGCCCTTACGTGTAGAGCTTATCAGAATTTATAGTCTGGGAGTAACAGGTTTTGATACCCCGGGTTCCTTAAATATCTCTGAAGAAGCCAGCCATGCTCTTTCAGGAATGCAGAAGTACATTAATGATGATTCCTATTTTAAAAATTATAATACGCAAAAGGCCAATCAGATCTTGTCAGAGGGAATTGATTACCTTTCAGAAAATAAGGATTTTGAAAACTTTGACCGAATTGAATTCTACAAAAAATATATTCAGCCTTTATACGAAGAACTGGGAAGCTGGGATGGCAGACCGGATGACCTGAAAGAATTTTCGGGTTGGAATGTGAATAATAAAAACCTTTTCAGCAGTGACTTTTTAGATCCCTATTTTTATACCTTGCTCAAATCTTCAGAAGATAATCCGGAGCTTCGTAATCTTGGGAAAGCAATCTTCTATGATCAGAATGTAAGCGGAAACGGAAAAATGAGTTGTGCTAGCTGTCATCTTCCGGAAAATGCCTTTACAGACCTTAAGACAAAGTCACAAAGTAATGTTGAGGGAAAAACAGTGCTTAGAAATTCACCATCTTTATATAATGCGGTGTTTGCAAAGAGATTTTTCTATGATCTGCGTGCCTTTTATCTTGAACAGCAGGCAGAACATGTGATCTATAATGAAGAGGAATTCAACACCAGCTACGAAAGCATCATCCAAAAGCTGAAAACAAAGCCTGAGTATAAAAAAGCATTCCGTACAGCCTTTAAAGATGGAAAAATCAATAAGGAAAACTTTTCCAAGGCTTTGAGTTCCTATGTGGCTTCTTTGTATTCCTTTGACAGTGATTTTGACCGCTTTATGAGAAATGAAAAGAATGTTTCTGATGATGTGAAGAAAGGATTTAATTTGTTTATGGGAAAAGCAAGCTGTGCGACCTGTCATTTTGCGCCTCACTTCTCAGGATTGGTTCCTCCGTTTTTTAATGAAAATGAATCTGAAGTGCTGGGGGTAACTGCAAGACCTATCAAACAGCTCCCTGTAGAACTAGATCAGGATCCCGGAAGAGGAAACAGCCCGGTGAGAAAGGAAAAATCCTGGATTTATGACTATTCTTTTAAAACGGTTACCGTTAGAAATATCGCCCTTACAAAACCTTATTTCCATAATGGAGCTTTCAATACATTAGAAGAGGTTCTTGATTTCTATAATGAAGGAGGCGGAGAAGGCTTAGGGTTAAAAATGAAGAATCAGACCCTCGCACCGGACAAATTAAACCTTACCCAAACAGAAATCAATCAGATTATTGCCTTTCTGAATGCCCTTACCGATTTGGGTAAGGCAAAATAGGGGATCGTTACCAATGTAAGATCGTGTTCCGACGATTTATGCAGAAATGCAAACTTCTATAATTTTAATGAGAGGTTTGAATGTTTTATAGTATGACAAGATTTTATTCTTATAGCTGTAAAATATTCAAGCCTCTTTTTGTTTAACAATAATTACAGATTTCGAATTAACAGAAAATTAATCCTCTTAACATTGGGTTTTAAATTAATTAATATTCTCCCAATTATATTTAAAGTCCTATTAACAGAAAGAAAGTCTTTTAAAAATAGTTTTGCAAGGTCTAATAAATCAAAATTAAAATGAAGAAAAAACTACTCACAATTGGGGCACTTGCTTTACTTGCTGGTTCTACTATTCAGGCGCAGACTTTTATCTTTAATAAAAATGCATCCTGGAGTTACAAAGACAACAATCAGGCACAGCCAAGTGACTGGAAGTCTAAAACGTATGATATTTCAACCTGGGCGGTTGGGAACGGACCTTTAGGATATGGAGACCCTGTAACGACCACTATAAACTCAGGGCTTACCACTGCTTATTTTGCTAAGGATATTACGGTGGATCTGGCAACACTTTCAGACAATGTGGAGCTTGGAGTAATGAGGGATGACGGTATTGTAGTGTACCTTAACGGAGAAGAAGTGGTAAGAGACAATATGCCTGCAGGTGTTATTACCTTCAATACTTTTTCTAGTTCTATAATAGATGGTGTTGCAGAAAATGTATATAATATCTTCTCAATTCCAAAATCAAAATTTGTAAATGGAACTAACAGAATTTCTGTTGAACTTCATAACAGGAGTACTACAAGTTCTGATCTTAGGATTGATGCCTATCTGAAGACAGAAGCCAATACAACGACTCCTGTAGTGTGCAACGGATCACATATCAGCTGTTTTACCTCTATTGTTCCTACAGCTCAAACTAATAAACTTATCATTCCTGCAGAACACAAGTATCAGCTTATTTTAAAAGAAGGGGATAGTTATACAGAAGGAGGTGGATTAGTAGGAGGTCAGAATGACTTTACAGGCTATGTTGCTAAGGTAGGAAGCAGTACAAACGGGTACCTTTCTGTAAACCATGAAACAAATCCGGGAGGTGTTACCATGGCGGAGATCAACTATAATGCATCTTCAAAATTGTGGCAGCTGACAAGATCAAGAGCGGTAAGCTTTTCAGATCCTAGCCTGGTGCAGACCATCAGAAACTGTTCTGGAGGAGTTACCCCATGGGGAACAATCGTTACTGCAGAAGAATCTGTGACAGCTAATGACACAAACGGAGATGGTTACAAAGACTACGGATGGTTGGTAGAAATTGATCCTGCTACTGCTCAGGTGATCTCTAAAAATGCAAATGGTACTAAAGGAAAACTTTGGCAGATGGGGATCATGAATCATGAAAATGTTGTGATCAACAATGCAGGAACTATAGCATACTATGGTGAAGACGGAGGAACTCATATGGTATACAAATATGTAATGGATACTCCGAACGATCTTTCTTCAGGAAACCTGTATGTGTTGAAACTAGACCAGGGATTAACAGCAGCAGGTGATCCGGCAGGTACCACGGCAACTTGGGTTCAGATTCCGAATAAAGAAAAGGCGGACCAGAACAATACAGCATCAATTGCTCAGAATTTTGGAGGAACTAAATTTAATGGAGTAGAAGACGTAGATATCAGTCCGTTGGATGGTAAAATCTATTTTACGGCAAAAGGATTAGATAGAGTTTATCGTTTACAGGATAATGGAACTACAGCTTCACAGGTAGAAACTTTTGTGGGTGGTGGTTCTTCAGTTTATTCATTCAATACTGCTCAGGGAACGAAATCCGAAGCTTGGGGAGACGGAAATGATAACCTTACCTTTGATGAGCTTGGAAACCTTTGGGTGCTTCAGGATGGAGGTAAAAATTACATCTGGGTAATTGCTCCGGATCATACACAGGCCAACCCAAAAGTAAGACTGTTTGCTTCTATGCCTTCGGGATCCGAACCTACAGGATTAACTTTTACACCTGATCATAAATTCGGATTCTTCTCAATCCAGCATCCGGATTCTACAATCTCTACAGATGTTGATGCAACGGGGAATACAATTGATTACAGAGGGAAATCAGCGACCATTGTTATTGCACTTAAAGGAAACTTAGGAATCGAAGGCAGTTTAGGAACCATCGAAACCAAAAACACTGAAAACACAGTAATCGTAGCACCAAACCCTACTTCAGGGATGGTCAAGATCAATTCACCAAAAGGATTGAAGGATATCTCAGTAACCGCTTACAGTATGGACGGAAAAATTGTTTATACGAAAAAGTTCAGCGGTACAAACAAGGCATTAGACCTTGATTTTACACAACAGTTGGAGGGATCTCGAGTTTTAATTTTAAACATTGAAGCAGAAGGAGGTTTCCAAAAAACTGTAAAGCTTTTAAAGAAGTAAATTATTAATAATTCCTGTCTGCCAGTAGCTTTTGCTGCCGGCAGACATTTTCCGTTTATGAAAAAAATATTTCTACTTATTTCCATTTTATCCCTTTCCCAGGTCAATGCGCAGATTGATCCTGTTAAATATCCTACATTTACCAATATTGAGGATGCGCTGAAGAGCAAAAAAGCAGTTTACAGCATGAGTTTCAGAGAAAAAAAATTGTTTAATCTCCCACCTCAGATTGCACAATTGGATTCTCTGTTCTTTTTGAATATCATGGCCAATAAACTGGAGAAAATGGATCAGGAATTATTTGCCTTAAAGGAGCTGGAGATCCTGAATGTGAATGAAAACAGCATAAAATACATTCCTGATGAAATAAGTAAACTTGGGAAACTGACTACATTTTCAATGAACCTGAACAGCCTGACAAGCATTAATCCTAATGTGGCAAAGCTTCAGAATTTAAAGGTGGTCCATTTTGATGCCAATAATCTGAATGTTTTTCCCGAAGCACTGATGGAAATTGCTGCCTTGGAGGAAATTAATCTTCAGGGAAATCAGATCAGTTTTATCGCTGACAAACTTAATCAGATCAAAAACCTGAAATTTTTGAACCTTGCCAATAATCAGATCAATGATATGGGGAATCTTTCCTTTCCTAAAAACTTACAATATCTGGAACTGCAGCAGAATGCCATCGTCAAACTTCCGGAAAACCTTTTTAAGGCTCAGGAATTGGTGTTTTTAAATGTAAGTGACAATAATATCACAGAAATTTCATCCCGAATAAAAGGATTAAAAAATATTGTCAGCATGAATCTGGCGAATAATAACCTGAAAGATATTCCCGTAGAAATCAGTCAGCTGAAAAATCTGAAAACCCTGATTCTTATAGGAAATCCTATAGAAAAGTCTAAAGTTGAAAAGCTTAAAACCTTACTGCCGGAAACCCAGGTTTATTTCTAAACCTATCCGCCAACACGTTTGGTTTTATAGCCCATATCTTTAAGGATAACCATTATTTTATCACGGTTATCACCCTGAATGATAATCGTTCCATCCTTCTCAGAACCGCCTATGCCTAAGGTGGTTTTTATTTTCTTTGAGATCTTTTTAAGCTCATCCTCACTGCCTTCCCATCCTTCAATAATCGTTACAGGCTTTCCATTTCTTCCTTTTTTCTCAAACTTGCATACCAAGGCATCCTTTTGCTTGAATTCTTCCTCAGGCATTTCAAAATCCTGTTCCGCATGTTCAGGAAAAAGGTTTTTTAGTTGGTCACGTAAATCCATAAGGCAAAATTAAAAAGATTTTACGGATTTATAGAGATAAATGTTGAGGAAATATAAAGGATTTTCCACCGATGAGATTTGTTATTTTTTTAGAAAAGATATTTAAGTTTTTTTTATTTTTAACCCCTATAAATTTTAAAAACTAATATGAAGACGAACCATGTTCTCGCTATTTTACTTTTGACTTTTGGGATTACAAATGCCCAGACCGGCTTTTCCGGAGATCCGTTGAATGCCGTATTTGAAACCAGAGATACTGATAACTTCTGGAAGGCATTTGATAAAATGCAAACTTCAAAACAAAACCCCTTTATTGATTATATGAAAGAGGGTTCGGCAGGAGTGAAAGGCTTTACAGAAAATAGAATTATCAATGCCGATTCATTATACACCGTAGTAAAAAAGAGAAAAGAGGATTATCTTAAAAGCCGTAATGTTTTAGCCGGTATCAAGCAAAAAGAAAAGAGAACCAGAGCAATCTATACCTCATTAAAATATTGGTATCCTGAAGCTAAATTTCCACCTGTATATTTTGTTTACGGAAGATTTAATTCAGGCGGAACCATTTCTAAGGATGGAATTATTATCGGAACAGAAAAGCTGAACAATCTGGATGGGATTGTATCACTGATTGCTCATGAGCTGATTCATTACCAACAGGATAACAAAGGAAAAGATATCTTATTAAAATATGCCTTAAAAGAGGGAAGTGCAGATTTTATCAGTGAATTGATCTCAGGAGAAACAATTAATACCAGTACTCCGTATTATCAATATGGTGAGGCCCATGCTGACAAATTATACAGAGAATTTGTAACAGTACTGAAAACAGGCAATTCTACAGACTGGCTTTATGGAACAAGTAAAAAAGATGATCGTCCCAATGACCTGGGATATTGGATGGGGTATAAAATTACCGAAACTTACTTTAATAAGCAAACAGATAAGCACAAAGCAATTCATGAGATCTTAGATATTCAAAATCCTCTTTTGTTTCTAAAGGAAAGTGGTTTCTTAGATGAATATATCAAGGAATATGCAAAGAAAAATAACATGAAATTTGATGACTTCTTTAAAGAACAATTATAAATGAATATCATATCATCTGCGTCCTCTGCAAAATCAGCGAGAGAAAAATAAAAACTTCACGCAGATTACACAGATCATGCAGATTTTACATCATTGTGTTATTGGTTAGAAACCAATAAGATTTAAATTCAAAAGTAGCTCAGGTGAAGGTGTATTATAAATGAATATCATATAATGTGCATCATCTGCAAAATTAGCGAGAGAAAAATAAAAATTTCACGCAGATTACACAGATAAGGCAGATTTTACATCATTGTGTTATTGGTTAGAAAACAATAAGATTTAAATTCAAAAGTAACTCAGATTAAGGTACGTTATAAATGAGCATCATATCATCTGCGTCCTCTGCAAAATCAGCGAGAGAATAAAATCAAAACTTTCATAGAATTTTACTTTATAAAAATATCTATAATACTGATTATAAGAAGTAAATGAAAATAAGGATTTCAAATTCTTCTATTCATCGGAAATTAGGTAAATTTGTATACAAAAGTTATATAAAATGTCGAAAAAAGCAATACTGGCCATTCTTGACGGTTGGGGATTGGGAACAAACCCTGACGTTTCTGCAATAGATAAAGCAAATACACCATTCATAGACAGCTGTTACCAAAAGTTTCCACACACTACACTTGAAGCGAGTGGTTTGGCTGTGGGACTTCCGGATGGACAGATGGGAAATTCAGAAGTAGGGCATATGAACCTGGGAGCTGGAAGAGTTGTTTTCCAGAATCTGGTAAAATTGAATATGGCTGTTGAAAACGGAACCCTAGGACAGGAAAAGGTTATTCAGGATGCTTTTGAATACGCTAAAAAAGAAAATAAAAAAGTACATTTCATAGGATTGGTCTCCAATGGAGGAGTACACTCTCATATCAATCACCTGAAAGGATTATTGACGGCTGCTAAAGAATTTGGCCTAAAGGAAAATGTCTTTGTACATGCATTCACAGACGGAAGAGACTGTGATCCACTTTCAGGATTAGGCTTTATTGAAGAGCTTCAAAATCATATGGAAGTCACCACAGGAAAACTGGCTACCGTGGTAGGAAGATACTATGCAATGGATCGAGATAAAAGATGGGAGCGTGTAAAACTTGCCTATGATGCCCTTGTTGAAGGAGTAGGATTAGAAACTACCGATGCCTTGGCTGCAATCAAGGACTCATACAATAACAATGTAACTGATGAATTCCTGAAACCACTCATCTTAGTGAATACCACAGCAACAGGGAATGTAGTGCCGGTAGCCAAGATTACTGATAATGATGTGGTGATCTGCTTCAATTTCCGTACAGACAGAGGGAGAGAGATCACGGAAGTTCTTTCTCAGAAAGACTTCCCGGAATATGACATGAAGAAGCTGAATCTTTATTATGTTACGTTAACGAACTATGACAAGACGTTCCAGAATGTACAGGTAGTTTTTGACGAAAATGTTTTAACAGAAACAATGGGTGAAATTCTTGAGAAAAACAATAAAACCCAGATCAGAATTGCTGAAACAGAAAAATATCCACACGTTACTTTTTTCTTTTCAGGAGGCAGAGAACTGGAATTCAATGGAGAAAAAAGACTGTTGTGCCCAAGTCCCAAAGACGTTCCTACCTACGATTTAAAACCTGAAATGTCAGCATACGATATTACCAATGCCATTGTACCGGAACTGGAACAAGGTACA containing:
- the gpmI gene encoding 2,3-bisphosphoglycerate-independent phosphoglycerate mutase encodes the protein MSKKAILAILDGWGLGTNPDVSAIDKANTPFIDSCYQKFPHTTLEASGLAVGLPDGQMGNSEVGHMNLGAGRVVFQNLVKLNMAVENGTLGQEKVIQDAFEYAKKENKKVHFIGLVSNGGVHSHINHLKGLLTAAKEFGLKENVFVHAFTDGRDCDPLSGLGFIEELQNHMEVTTGKLATVVGRYYAMDRDKRWERVKLAYDALVEGVGLETTDALAAIKDSYNNNVTDEFLKPLILVNTTATGNVVPVAKITDNDVVICFNFRTDRGREITEVLSQKDFPEYDMKKLNLYYVTLTNYDKTFQNVQVVFDENVLTETMGEILEKNNKTQIRIAETEKYPHVTFFFSGGRELEFNGEKRLLCPSPKDVPTYDLKPEMSAYDITNAIVPELEQGTADFVCLNFANTDMVGHTGVFEAAVKAAETVDQCIEKVATAAYENGYAVFILADHGNSDVMMNPDGTPNTQHSTNLVPFIVMDKEHTWNLKPGKLGDVAPTILKVMGVEIPDAMTGNVLVS
- a CDS encoding MarR family winged helix-turn-helix transcriptional regulator, with translation MIALSEHLCFKTYAVSRCITGLYKPYLDEISLTYPQYLVMLVLWENGTMNIGKIGEHLHLDNGTLTPLLKRMEKNGLLSRKRSTDDERVVLIGLTKNGKLLKDKARHIPEAVQKSFHLDEEKKKQLMSALDEILSTQSLSKI
- a CDS encoding DUF2268 domain-containing putative Zn-dependent protease (predicted Zn-dependent protease with a strongly conserved HExxH motif), with product MKTNHVLAILLLTFGITNAQTGFSGDPLNAVFETRDTDNFWKAFDKMQTSKQNPFIDYMKEGSAGVKGFTENRIINADSLYTVVKKRKEDYLKSRNVLAGIKQKEKRTRAIYTSLKYWYPEAKFPPVYFVYGRFNSGGTISKDGIIIGTEKLNNLDGIVSLIAHELIHYQQDNKGKDILLKYALKEGSADFISELISGETINTSTPYYQYGEAHADKLYREFVTVLKTGNSTDWLYGTSKKDDRPNDLGYWMGYKITETYFNKQTDKHKAIHEILDIQNPLLFLKESGFLDEYIKEYAKKNNMKFDDFFKEQL
- a CDS encoding alkaline phosphatase PhoX, which produces MKKKLLTIGALALLAGSTIQAQTFIFNKNASWSYKDNNQAQPSDWKSKTYDISTWAVGNGPLGYGDPVTTTINSGLTTAYFAKDITVDLATLSDNVELGVMRDDGIVVYLNGEEVVRDNMPAGVITFNTFSSSIIDGVAENVYNIFSIPKSKFVNGTNRISVELHNRSTTSSDLRIDAYLKTEANTTTPVVCNGSHISCFTSIVPTAQTNKLIIPAEHKYQLILKEGDSYTEGGGLVGGQNDFTGYVAKVGSSTNGYLSVNHETNPGGVTMAEINYNASSKLWQLTRSRAVSFSDPSLVQTIRNCSGGVTPWGTIVTAEESVTANDTNGDGYKDYGWLVEIDPATAQVISKNANGTKGKLWQMGIMNHENVVINNAGTIAYYGEDGGTHMVYKYVMDTPNDLSSGNLYVLKLDQGLTAAGDPAGTTATWVQIPNKEKADQNNTASIAQNFGGTKFNGVEDVDISPLDGKIYFTAKGLDRVYRLQDNGTTASQVETFVGGGSSVYSFNTAQGTKSEAWGDGNDNLTFDELGNLWVLQDGGKNYIWVIAPDHTQANPKVRLFASMPSGSEPTGLTFTPDHKFGFFSIQHPDSTISTDVDATGNTIDYRGKSATIVIALKGNLGIEGSLGTIETKNTENTVIVAPNPTSGMVKINSPKGLKDISVTAYSMDGKIVYTKKFSGTNKALDLDFTQQLEGSRVLILNIEAEGGFQKTVKLLKK
- a CDS encoding cytochrome-c peroxidase — translated: MRSYPLLIVVLLIGFAVMSFNPVDKGKESENTFVNKGLSDFKSKLEQLKSDVHQFSEDRISIEELQKSLSSTRNSFKEIEFYIAYHYPEFTKTHLNAAPLFHIEAAGTSAYTLPPEGLQVLDELIFSEEAGEEKEKIKTIADFLYNSYSSFYLSAIKNGLSKGNNKTLPLRVELIRIYSLGVTGFDTPGSLNISEEASHALSGMQKYINDDSYFKNYNTQKANQILSEGIDYLSENKDFENFDRIEFYKKYIQPLYEELGSWDGRPDDLKEFSGWNVNNKNLFSSDFLDPYFYTLLKSSEDNPELRNLGKAIFYDQNVSGNGKMSCASCHLPENAFTDLKTKSQSNVEGKTVLRNSPSLYNAVFAKRFFYDLRAFYLEQQAEHVIYNEEEFNTSYESIIQKLKTKPEYKKAFRTAFKDGKINKENFSKALSSYVASLYSFDSDFDRFMRNEKNVSDDVKKGFNLFMGKASCATCHFAPHFSGLVPPFFNENESEVLGVTARPIKQLPVELDQDPGRGNSPVRKEKSWIYDYSFKTVTVRNIALTKPYFHNGAFNTLEEVLDFYNEGGGEGLGLKMKNQTLAPDKLNLTQTEINQIIAFLNALTDLGKAK
- a CDS encoding leucine-rich repeat domain-containing protein, with protein sequence MKKIFLLISILSLSQVNAQIDPVKYPTFTNIEDALKSKKAVYSMSFREKKLFNLPPQIAQLDSLFFLNIMANKLEKMDQELFALKELEILNVNENSIKYIPDEISKLGKLTTFSMNLNSLTSINPNVAKLQNLKVVHFDANNLNVFPEALMEIAALEEINLQGNQISFIADKLNQIKNLKFLNLANNQINDMGNLSFPKNLQYLELQQNAIVKLPENLFKAQELVFLNVSDNNITEISSRIKGLKNIVSMNLANNNLKDIPVEISQLKNLKTLILIGNPIEKSKVEKLKTLLPETQVYF
- a CDS encoding NAD-binding protein, coding for MKKIGIIGYGWLGARIEASLSNQYEVYATTTTQEKADELNARGVKAVVASFVDYQLKNSIPQWEEIENLDVLIITIPVSEKSCCVSSLYNRIQNLSSFIGDFKGQLFLMSSTGVYPDLSKEFTEEDMPWEKVSGERMIKNKYPQTNILRLSGLMGDNRLLKNYKVSNPDFAVNHIHYADIGGVIVKMIEEGLEAKLYNVSAPIHPTKSEVINAQKNIQEEQNVEEVKGKIILSSKLVSELDYVFQYPDPRTFHL
- a CDS encoding nucleoside phosphorylase — encoded protein: MLNKLAASELVLNEDGSVYHLNLLPEDIADKIILVGDPDRVAKVSKYFDTVEIKKNKREFYTHTGTLRGERITVMSTGIGTENIDIVMNELDALVNIDLQNKEFKTEHKALELFRMGTCGSVNPDVQVDNMLVTQNVVGLDGLMHFYQDYNFENEFSKNFLEKFPYERIKPMLYFSDWAEEMGEYYKDAKYHGNTATFPGFYAPQGRQLRLKAVDDQFLETLNDLGITNFEMETSAIYALSKLLGHKAITVNNVIANRRRGEFSADHHASEKNLITWVLDRIIK
- a CDS encoding translation initiation factor, with the translated sequence MDLRDQLKNLFPEHAEQDFEMPEEEFKQKDALVCKFEKKGRNGKPVTIIEGWEGSEDELKKISKKIKTTLGIGGSEKDGTIIIQGDNRDKIMVILKDMGYKTKRVGG